A region of Ammoniphilus sp. CFH 90114 DNA encodes the following proteins:
- a CDS encoding UbiD family decarboxylase → METMNTTLRQLIDYWDTKGVMLRIRREVDPYFELPGVISKKDGQPFYFEKVKGYQMPMVAGFGADRGLMADSMGIEEGQQLIPKMIDSIVNPLPTTKWATGPVQENVITKNIQLDRIFPICTYNEFDSGAFIVAGVLVVKDLSGQKRYTSIRRMQFYGGNRCGILITSPELREQYRQFEQAGEPMEIAIMMGVVPAVVLSSQISTHLYHADKLNVASAMLGESLPVVQCKTVDLEVLAEAEIVLEGRMLPHVREEEGPFGELAGYYGVQSPQPVVEISAVTYRNQAICQTILPASFEEKLPMGLVREVTLLSSVRQVVPSVKDVHITMGGVARYHGVIQIEKRSEGDGKQAALAAFASDKDLKHVVVVDEDVNIFDPSDVEWAIATRVQADLDIFIVPGAKGSPLEPSHNLRGVTAKMGIDATVPLTEKENYQRKRIPGADFIRLEDYL, encoded by the coding sequence ATGGAGACTATGAATACGACTCTGCGTCAGCTGATCGACTACTGGGATACAAAGGGTGTAATGCTGAGGATCAGGCGTGAAGTTGACCCTTACTTCGAATTGCCTGGAGTGATCAGCAAGAAAGATGGACAGCCATTCTACTTTGAGAAGGTGAAAGGCTATCAGATGCCGATGGTGGCGGGATTCGGAGCTGATAGAGGGCTAATGGCTGACTCGATGGGGATTGAAGAGGGTCAGCAGCTTATACCGAAGATGATTGATTCCATCGTCAATCCCCTTCCTACGACGAAGTGGGCCACAGGCCCAGTTCAAGAAAATGTTATCACCAAAAATATTCAATTGGATAGAATTTTTCCAATCTGCACTTACAACGAGTTTGATTCAGGTGCCTTTATTGTAGCCGGCGTGCTTGTTGTAAAGGATCTAAGCGGTCAAAAACGATATACCTCGATTCGTCGCATGCAGTTCTATGGAGGAAATCGTTGCGGGATTCTGATTACATCCCCTGAGCTAAGGGAGCAGTATCGGCAATTTGAACAAGCGGGAGAACCGATGGAGATTGCGATTATGATGGGTGTTGTACCGGCTGTGGTGCTGAGCTCCCAGATTAGTACCCATCTCTATCATGCGGATAAACTTAATGTCGCTAGTGCGATGCTAGGAGAATCCCTGCCAGTTGTTCAGTGCAAAACCGTAGATTTAGAAGTGTTGGCCGAAGCCGAGATTGTATTGGAAGGACGAATGTTGCCTCATGTGAGGGAAGAAGAAGGGCCATTCGGTGAGCTGGCGGGTTACTATGGTGTTCAATCTCCCCAACCTGTGGTGGAAATCTCCGCTGTAACGTATCGGAATCAGGCCATATGCCAGACGATTTTACCTGCTAGCTTTGAGGAAAAGTTGCCTATGGGATTAGTGAGAGAAGTTACGCTTCTCAGTTCCGTTCGCCAAGTCGTACCGAGTGTCAAAGATGTCCATATCACGATGGGTGGTGTGGCCCGATATCATGGCGTCATTCAAATTGAAAAACGTTCGGAGGGTGACGGGAAGCAAGCGGCCTTAGCGGCTTTTGCCAGTGATAAGGACTTAAAGCATGTGGTCGTTGTGGATGAAGATGTGAATATCTTTGATCCTTCGGATGTAGAATGGGCGATCGCCACTCGCGTTCAGGCTGATTTGGACATCTTTATTGTTCCTGGGGCCAAGGGTTCACCGTTAGAGCCGTCACACAACCTGCGAGGTGTAACGGCCAAGATGGGGATCGATGCGACGGTTCCTTTGACTGAAAAAGAGAACTACCAGCGGAAGAGGATTCCAGGTGCCGACTTCATCCGATTAGAAGACTACCTCTAG
- a CDS encoding BMC domain-containing protein, translating into MEAIGMVEMRGLVPAIEALDAMTKAANVRLIDLKVVGSGLVCVIITGDVSAVKAAVDIGKTVHTRTGGELIAENVIPRPHPELEKML; encoded by the coding sequence ATGGAAGCCATAGGAATGGTAGAAATGAGAGGTTTAGTTCCAGCCATTGAAGCGTTAGACGCGATGACAAAAGCGGCAAATGTTCGATTAATTGACCTTAAGGTCGTCGGTTCAGGTCTCGTCTGTGTGATCATCACAGGTGACGTGAGTGCTGTGAAGGCCGCCGTTGACATAGGCAAGACGGTTCATACAAGAACCGGAGGCGAATTAATTGCCGAAAATGTGATTCCTCGCCCTCATCCCGAACTAGAAAAAATGTTGTGA
- a CDS encoding BMC domain-containing protein, which produces MQFALGLIETVGYATAVSAADAALKAANVELVGVERVIGVGGALGVTIHLSGDVGAVKSAVDAGKMEAERVGRVISAHVIPRTHLEVNEKLLPHFSFIKEEKKAKPKKTSSSRKKKTKGTTTEESSVDHNEES; this is translated from the coding sequence ATGCAATTTGCATTAGGTTTGATTGAGACGGTTGGTTATGCGACAGCAGTTTCAGCTGCTGATGCTGCGTTAAAGGCAGCGAACGTAGAACTTGTGGGAGTCGAGCGAGTCATTGGTGTAGGTGGAGCATTAGGAGTTACGATTCATCTCAGTGGAGACGTAGGTGCTGTCAAGTCAGCTGTCGATGCAGGGAAGATGGAAGCGGAAAGAGTTGGCCGAGTGATATCTGCCCACGTCATCCCACGAACTCATCTGGAAGTGAATGAAAAATTGCTTCCTCACTTTTCCTTCATAAAGGAAGAGAAGAAAGCTAAACCCAAAAAAACTAGCTCTTCACGCAAGAAAAAAACGAAGGGAACAACAACGGAGGAATCTTCTGTTGATCATAACGAAGAATCATAA
- a CDS encoding BMC domain-containing protein yields the protein MMGEALGLVETKGLVGAIEAADAMVKAANVEICGYERIGFGLVTVMVRGDVGAVKAATDAGANAASRVGELVSVHVIPRPHSEVERALLSKKGE from the coding sequence ATAATGGGAGAAGCGCTAGGTTTAGTAGAAACGAAAGGATTAGTAGGGGCAATTGAGGCTGCGGATGCCATGGTAAAGGCAGCAAACGTAGAAATCTGCGGATATGAAAGGATCGGCTTTGGATTAGTCACGGTTATGGTAAGAGGAGATGTAGGAGCGGTAAAAGCAGCTACCGATGCGGGAGCCAATGCAGCAAGCCGTGTAGGTGAGCTCGTGTCTGTTCACGTGATTCCTAGACCGCATAGTGAAGTAGAAAGAGCCCTTTTATCAAAGAAGGGAGAGTAG